In Vibrio celticus, one genomic interval encodes:
- a CDS encoding AMP-binding protein encodes MIQPNEFSQEKATALPTPNDMILKWAEERPDEVYLKQIINRQFVEFTYKEVADKALKLASALEGLGAQPGDRVALVSKNCAEWFICDLAMMLGDFVSVPIFPTAGADTIQYCIEHSESKIVIAGKLDDPAATQKVLDDNPSLVSISLPYDTAAKCQHTFEQLIETHEPSTKRPQHHDDKLMSLVYTSGTSGLPKGAMLTYGAFTWSVQRLIDHIGIQPGDRLFSYLPLAHITERVYIFGSSVMGGVVTAFPESLDTFIDDVKMHRPTLFISVPRLWTLFQQRIQDKLPQKKLNFLLKIPFVNNIIKKKLADGLGLDQARVLGCGSAPVSPALLAWYESVGLHITEAWGMTESFAYSTINHPFRADKIGTVGNAGPGIELKIAEDEEILVRSKGMFSGYYKNDIATQESFDSEGWLHTGDIGDIDSEGYLTIRGRKKDTFKTAKGKFVAPVPIENKLFEYSRVEMMCLIGLGLPGPILLVVPHDFPNFDRARYERTSKRVIEKMNEQLASHEKIKGVLMIKEPWSIDNGVLTPTLKIKRHILEQKYHEVGHNWPKDKLVVWEE; translated from the coding sequence ATGATTCAGCCTAACGAGTTTAGCCAAGAAAAAGCAACAGCTCTCCCTACACCCAATGACATGATTTTAAAATGGGCAGAAGAACGCCCAGATGAAGTCTATTTAAAACAAATCATTAACCGCCAATTTGTTGAATTCACTTATAAAGAAGTGGCCGACAAAGCACTAAAACTGGCGTCAGCATTAGAAGGACTCGGAGCCCAACCCGGCGATCGAGTCGCTCTCGTTTCAAAAAACTGTGCAGAGTGGTTTATCTGTGATCTTGCCATGATGTTAGGAGATTTTGTCAGCGTCCCAATCTTTCCGACAGCGGGAGCAGACACCATTCAATACTGTATTGAACACAGTGAAAGTAAGATCGTAATTGCAGGTAAGCTCGATGATCCTGCAGCGACACAAAAAGTACTCGATGATAACCCGAGCTTAGTCAGTATCTCATTACCCTACGATACTGCTGCGAAGTGCCAACATACTTTTGAGCAGCTCATAGAGACACATGAACCATCCACGAAACGACCTCAGCATCACGATGATAAGCTGATGTCGCTTGTGTATACTTCGGGTACGTCTGGGTTACCTAAAGGCGCAATGCTTACGTATGGTGCCTTTACATGGTCAGTTCAGAGATTAATCGATCACATTGGTATCCAACCCGGCGACCGTCTGTTTTCTTATCTGCCGCTTGCCCATATCACCGAACGAGTGTACATCTTTGGTTCGTCCGTAATGGGGGGTGTAGTCACTGCTTTCCCAGAATCTTTAGACACGTTTATTGACGATGTAAAAATGCACCGTCCAACTTTGTTTATCTCAGTTCCTCGTTTATGGACTCTATTCCAACAACGAATCCAAGATAAGCTGCCACAGAAAAAACTGAACTTCTTACTTAAAATTCCATTTGTGAATAACATCATTAAGAAGAAACTGGCTGACGGTCTGGGTTTAGACCAAGCGCGTGTTCTCGGCTGTGGCTCAGCTCCGGTATCACCAGCTCTACTTGCATGGTATGAGAGTGTTGGCCTACACATTACCGAAGCTTGGGGAATGACTGAGTCTTTCGCCTACAGCACGATTAACCACCCGTTTAGAGCAGACAAAATTGGTACTGTAGGTAATGCAGGTCCGGGCATTGAACTAAAAATTGCAGAAGACGAGGAGATTTTAGTTCGAAGCAAAGGCATGTTCTCTGGTTATTACAAAAATGATATTGCGACTCAAGAGTCTTTTGACTCAGAAGGTTGGCTACATACGGGTGATATTGGTGATATTGACAGCGAAGGCTATTTAACGATTCGTGGACGTAAGAAAGATACCTTTAAAACCGCTAAAGGTAAGTTTGTTGCTCCCGTTCCAATCGAGAACAAACTCTTTGAGTACAGTCGTGTAGAAATGATGTGTTTGATAGGCCTAGGCTTACCTGGCCCTATCCTGCTGGTAGTACCGCATGACTTCCCTAATTTTGATCGGGCTCGTTACGAAAGAACAAGCAAACGCGTCATTGAAAAAATGAACGAACAGTTAGCTTCGCATGAGAAGATCAAAGGCGTACTAATGATTAAGGAACCATGGAGCATCGATAATGGTGTTCTTACTCCAACTCTCAAGATAAAGCGACATATCCTTGAGCAGAAATACCATGAAGTCGGTCATAACTGGCCGAAAGATAAATTGGTAGTTTGGGAAGAATAA